CCGGCTGGGCAGCAGCAAACCGTGGTTCAGCGCAGACCTACGCCGCCGGGTCGCTCGGGCGTTTTGGTAACGAGATGAGTGGCTGGTTCGACCTGACGCTGAACCAGCGCGTCTACAACCAGGACGGGAAAACCGCCAACGCCATCGTGACCTACGACGGCAACGTCGGTGAGCAATATAACGACGCCTGGTTTGGGGATAACAGCGGCAACGAAAATATCATGCAGTTCAGCGATATTTTCCTGACGACCCGAGGTTTCCTGCCGTTTGCCCCGGAAGCAGACTTCTGGGTAGGTAAACACAAGCTGCCAGAATATGAAATCCAGATGCTCGACTGGAAATCTTTAACTACCCAGGTGGCCGCCGCCGTGGGGATCCAAAACTGGAACCTGGGCGTTGGCCAGCTTGACGCCTCCCTCAGCCGCAACGACGTTGACGTTTATTCCCGTGACTTCAGCCACACTACGCAAATGAACACCAACTCGGTTGACCTCCGCTACCGCAACATTCCGCTGTGGGAAAAAGGCTCGCTCTCTTTGATGGGTAAATACGCCTTTGCGAATAAAACCGACGACCAGAAATCCAATGAGGATAACGGCTCCTTCTTCAAGCTGAAGGATACCTGGATGGCGACGGCCATCATTCGTCAGGATCTGCCGCGTGACGCCTTCAACGAATTCACCCTGCAGGTCGCCAATAACTCTTATGCCAGCAGCTTCGCGAACTTCTCGGGTGCCAGCAACTCGATGGCGCCGGGTCGCTATTACTACGGCGACCAGACTGACGGCGTGGCCTGGCGTTTGATTTCGCAGGGCGAAATGTATCTCGCGGACAGGATAATCATGGCTAACGCGCTGGTTTACTCCCAGGGTGAAGATGTTTATAGCTATGAAAGTGGTGCCCACAGCGACTTCAACAGCATCCGCGCCGTTATCCGGCCGGCCTGGATTTGGGACACCTGGAACCAGACCGGCCTGGAGCTGAGCTGGTTTACCCAGAAAAACAAAACCGAGCAGGGCGTGAATCTGAAAGAGTCGGGTTACAAAACCACGCTCTACCATGCTCTAAAGGTTGGCCCGAGCCTGCTCGGCTCGCGTCCTGAAATTCGTTTCTACGGAACGTACCTGAATATCCTGGATAACGAGCTGTCAAACTTCCGCTTTAACGACGACAGTAAGACTGAGTTTATGGCGGGCGTTCAGGCTGAAGTTTGGTGGTAATTCTCGGCCGCTAAGCGCATAAAAAACCCGTCTACCAAGACGGGTTTTTCTTTTTCTGTCAGCTTGCGCCCGCGCAGCTGTCCGGCACGTTATTCAGCCCTTCAGCGCCGCGGGTGAAGGATTTAAAGCGCTGTTTATCATCCAGTTTGATGATGTAGAGCGAATCAAAATCACTGCCGGACCATTTTGGCACCACGGCAGGATCGCCGCCCGTTTTCGTCACCAGCTTTTGCGCCGCTATCACCAGGTTTTTATGCTCCCAGGAGACAAAGGTCAGGCGACCGCTGCTTTGGTTTTTCAGTAAGTCATCCACCAGCCCGTCCGTCTGCTCAGCGTGATAATGCAGGTCGATAGCCTGAGAAAGGCGAATAGCGGTCGGCGTGATGGTGGTTAGCGGGCGCAGCGAGCTGCCGGTTTTATTCTCTTTTGGCGCGGAGGCGTAGATAGCATCCGGTTTACCGTACTGGCTCAACAAAACCGACGGCAGCTGCAGCGCACGGTTTAGCCCTTTGCAGGTGAGCTGCCCGCTATTGTTAGCCGGCTTCTCTCCGTGGCGTAAGAACACTATCGTGCTGTCGGCCTTCGCTATCATCGGGGTCAATAAGGCACTGCTTAGCAATACCACAAGCGCTTTTTTGATCATCTTTTTCTCGTTTTTATCAGGGGACGAAGCGCCTAATATAAAGAATAAACCGTGCGATAAAACAAAACTTTGGTAAGCAGAAGTCACGCCAGCCGGGCCAGCTTCGCCGGTTAACAACCGGTTGCCGTTTTGCTATTCTGATGCCGCTTAACGCGATGATATATTCTATAAAAATCATTAAAAACAAATAATTAATAAGGAGCAGCCGTGAGTACCCAGAGCGAGATGTTTAACCAAGAGATTGCGTGGTCTACCCGCCACATGGTTCGCACCCTTAAACAGGTTCAGGCGCTGCCCGACTTAAGCCACGTACGCATTGCCTGCAATATGCATCTCGACCTGAAAATGATCCCTCTGGTTGAAGGCCTGCTGAAGAAAAATGCCAAAGTCTTCCTCACCACCTGCAACCCGACCACCGTGCAGGATGACGTTGTTGCTTACCTGGTCGCCGCCGGGGCAGAGGCCTGCGCATGGCGCAACATGAGTCATGCCGACTGGCATAACTCGTGGGAAAAAGCCATCGACTGGCGCCCAACCCATCTGTGCGAGATGGGCGCGGACATCACCACGCTACTGCACCAGCGCGGCGAATTTGGCGATGTGGTTGCCTGCCTGGAG
This region of Cedecea lapagei genomic DNA includes:
- a CDS encoding carbohydrate porin, encoding MNSSLLKVSLLSSSILLALSSTSVIAAKLTVEQRLELLERQLSENKSELTKTQKELAVYKDKVAQLQPAGNSVQSASAQVNPTVYSPVADNIENENNHLGTKPAPTPVKGTQRVAVVNNEGGKTSVQNVTLKDISKYIKDDIGFSYEGYFRSGWAAANRGSAQTYAAGSLGRFGNEMSGWFDLTLNQRVYNQDGKTANAIVTYDGNVGEQYNDAWFGDNSGNENIMQFSDIFLTTRGFLPFAPEADFWVGKHKLPEYEIQMLDWKSLTTQVAAAVGIQNWNLGVGQLDASLSRNDVDVYSRDFSHTTQMNTNSVDLRYRNIPLWEKGSLSLMGKYAFANKTDDQKSNEDNGSFFKLKDTWMATAIIRQDLPRDAFNEFTLQVANNSYASSFANFSGASNSMAPGRYYYGDQTDGVAWRLISQGEMYLADRIIMANALVYSQGEDVYSYESGAHSDFNSIRAVIRPAWIWDTWNQTGLELSWFTQKNKTEQGVNLKESGYKTTLYHALKVGPSLLGSRPEIRFYGTYLNILDNELSNFRFNDDSKTEFMAGVQAEVWW
- a CDS encoding histidine phosphatase family protein, with translation MIKKALVVLLSSALLTPMIAKADSTIVFLRHGEKPANNSGQLTCKGLNRALQLPSVLLSQYGKPDAIYASAPKENKTGSSLRPLTTITPTAIRLSQAIDLHYHAEQTDGLVDDLLKNQSSGRLTFVSWEHKNLVIAAQKLVTKTGGDPAVVPKWSGSDFDSLYIIKLDDKQRFKSFTRGAEGLNNVPDSCAGAS